One genomic window of Anoplolepis gracilipes chromosome 5, ASM4749672v1, whole genome shotgun sequence includes the following:
- the LOC140665565 gene encoding uncharacterized protein, translated as MNLDQHESVLKDFHGESPLLRAIFRGHVETVRMLLSQNEDVNWQDKEQRSLLHAAAYRGDTAIVELLLLNGAAANSKDKKWLTPLHRACCLGNYNVVDILLRYKADVNARDRSWQTPLHVAAANNAVQCVELLIPHLININITDRGGRTCLHHAAYNGHLEMVEYLMQFDCVINASDKKDRRALHFAAYQGHNEILKALIDKGADVDVKDRDLYTPLHAAAASGNVECVHILITAGADIEAKNVYGNTPLHIACLNGCPLVIKALMANHVNLEAVNYRGQTAMHIAATSVHGVQCFKMLIREGLKVNVQSEDGRTPLHMTAIHGRFTRSKMLLDAGAFPDARDKNGNTALHIAAWFGFECLTTSLMESAASPATRNAQQRTPLHLSCLGGHIEVCRKLLQLDSRRIDARDIGGRTALHLAAFKGSVDCLDLLLSSGANFRLVDNDNRLALHHAASQGHYPCVFTLVGFGSDSNAQDVNGATPLHLAAAASNSNAQSYKCVQYLLQHRANPHLRDKRGFTAIHYAVAGGNQAALEALLNAPSPANVAASSFNSSSGSTTGQQEPPSLPALTPIHLAAYHGHDEILQLLLPLFPDVNIKEDSGKTPLDLAAYKGHKQCVELLLRFGALVSVQDSVMKRTPVHCAAAAGHADCLSLLLQNADDPNVVNRYDSKLRTALTLAVANNHAECAMLLLKYKADCNLPDINKHTPLFRAVINERDNQLVKLLLKHGARVAVQDANGKTPLHLAAACGRLYALAALVQADPTAAALKDDQGCTVLHWACYNGNSNCVEYLLNHNVYDSLKENLFSAVHCAVYQGSAHCLDLLISKFGGQAVVATTESSCGLLHVAASAGSVECARLILNSVGAELAGLEMTDYFGRTPLLCAAVNGQCNAIELLLEWKANVRAVDSSKNTALHLACQRRHSAAASLLLNWVESLGGPDVDKNVLQQQRVAIINMTNKQQRTPLHLAARNGLVAITRRLLQLGASVVAVDAVGLTPALACAPNPAVAECLATILAAHDQNGENTQYSSSIQQTSEIYLNRNGVDSQHSSDSEFY; from the exons ATGAATCTTGACCAACATGAATCTGTCCTTAAAGATTTTCACGGCGAG tcTCCTTTATTACGAGCCATATTCCGCGGGCATGTGGAAACAGTTCGTATGTTGCTATCGCAAAACGAGGATGTCAATTGGCAAGACAAGGAGCAACGTTCTCTCTTACATGCAGCAGCATATAG GGGAGATACCGCTATTGTAGaacttcttttattaaatggcGCAGCAGCTAATAGTAAAGATAAGAAATGGTTAACCCCTTTGCACAGAGCTTGTTGTTTGGGCAATTACAATGTGGTAGACATTTTACTGAGATATAAAGCAGATGTGAATGCTCGAGATCGTAGTTGGCAGACGCCTCTTCACGTAGCGGCGGCAAATAACGCTGTGCAATGCGTAGAACTTTTAATACCacacttaataaatattaatatcactgATAg GGGCGGAAGAACGTGTCTTCATCACGCGGCATATAATGGACATCTCGAAATGGTCGAATACCTGATGCAATTTGACTGCGTGATAAATGCTTCTGACAAGAAAGACCGGAGGGCTTTACATTTCGCGGCGTACCAGGGTCACAACGAGATTCTAAAAGCGCTAATAGACAAAGGCGCCGACGTGGATGTTAAA GATCGAGATTTATATACCCCGTTACATGCAGCAGCTGCTTCTGGTAACGTAGAATGCGTGCATATTTTAATCACCGCTGGTGCGGATATCGAAGCCAAGAATGTATATGGAAACACCCCACTGCATATTGCGTGTTTGAATGGATGTCCCCTCGTGATCAAGGCGCTCATGGCTAATCACGTGAATTTAG AGGCCGTGAATTATCGCGGACAAACCGCGATGCACATCGCTGCCACCAGCGTACATGGTGTTCAATGTTTCAAGATGCTTATACGCGAGGGATTGAAGGTAAACGTTCAATCAGAAGACGGCCGCACACCGTTGCACATGACCGCGATCCATGGAAGATTTACACGATCAAAAATGCTGCTTGATGCAGGAGCTTTTCCAGATGCGAGAGACAAGAATGGAAATACCGCTTTACATATCGCTGCCTG GTTCGGTTTCGAGTGTCTGACAACATCTTTAATGGAAAGCGCTGCATCTCCGGCTACGCGTAACGCGCAACAACGGACGCCTTTGCATCTGAGTTGTCTAGGCGGACATATAGAA GTCTGTAGAAAACTATTGCAGCTCGATAGTAGGCGAATCGATGCGCGAGACATCGGTGGTAGGACAGCTTTACATTTGGCAGCATTTAAG GGTTCCGTAGATTGCTTGGATTTGCTGTTATCTAGCGGTGCCAACTTCCGCCTCGTCGATAACGACAATCGACTGGCTCTTCATCATGCCGCGAGCCAAGGACACTATCCTTGCGTCTTCACTCTGGTCGGCTTCGGGAGCGACTCGAACGCTCAAGATGTGAATGGCGCCACGCCGTTGCATCTTGCCGCAGCGGCGTCGAATTCGAATGCCCA ATCCTACAAGTGCGTACAGTACTTGCTGCAGCATCGAGCGAATCCGCATTTACGCGACAAACGAGGTTTCACCGCGATCCACTATGCAGTGGCGGGCGGCAATCAAGCGGCACTGGAGGCACTTTTAAACGCGCCATCACCGGCAAATGTGGCTGCTTCTTCGTTCAACTCAAGCTCAGGTTCTACAACTGGACAACAGGAACCGCCGTCTCTGCCTGCTCTCACTCCGATTCATCTCGCG GCGTATCACGGACACGACGAAATCTTACAATTGCTTCTGCCTCTGTTCCCCGATGTGAATATCAAGGAAGATAGCGGGAAAACACCATTAGATTTGGCCGCTTACAAAGGACACAAACAATGCGTCGAACTCTTGTTACGGTTCGGTGCTTTGGTGTCAGTGCAG GATTCCGTTATGAAACGTACGCCTGTACATTGTGCCGCCGCGGCAGGTCACGCCGAttgtctttctcttcttctgcAAAACGCTGATGATCCTAACGTGGTAAATCGTTATGATTCCAAGTTACGGACGGCTCTGACTCTGGCTGTAGCGAATAATCATGCGGAATGCGCGATGTTGTTGCTGAAGTACAAGGCCGACTGCAATTTGCCAGATATCAACAAGCACACGCCGCTGTTTCGGGCAGTGATTAACGAGCGGGATAATCAGCTGGTGAAATTGCTATTAAAACACGGCGCGCGAGTGGCTGTGCAAGACGCAAACGGTAAAACGCCGTTACATTTGGCAGCTGCTTGTGGCAG aCTATACGCTTTAGCAGCGCTTGTTCAAGCCGACCCGACTGCGGCTGCTTTGAAGGACGATCAGGGATGCACGGTACTTCACTGGGCCTGTTACAACGGCAATTCCAACTGCGTCGAGTATCTTTTGAATCATAACGTGTACGATTCCTTGAAAG aaaatttattctccGCGGTACATTGCGCCGTGTATCAAGGATCCGCGCATTGTTTAGATTTACTGATCAGCAAATTTGGCGGACAAGCGGTCGTCGCTACAACAGAATCATCGTGCGGCCTGTTGCACGTCGCGGCCAGCGCCGGATCCGTTGAGTGTGcgcgattaattttaaactctgTCGGAGCGGAACTAGCAGGGCTCGAAATGACCGATTACTTCGGACGGACGCCGCTTCTGTGCGCGGCCGTCAATGGACAATGCAACGCCATTG AATTGCTACTCGAGTGGAAGGCCAATGTACGTGCTGTCGATTCCAGTAAGAATACGGCGTTACACTTAGCATGTCAGAGACGACATTCCGCTGCGGCGTCGCTGCTTCTAAACTGGGTCGAATCGCTTGGTGGCCCCGACGTCGACAAAAACGTATTGCAACAGCAACGAGTGGCTATTATCAATATGACCAACAAACAACAAAGAACGCCGCTACATCTGGCAGCGAGAAATGGCCTCGTAGCA aTTACTCGTCGATTATTACAATTAGGCGCGAGTGTCGTGGCCGTTGATGCTGTAGGACTAACACCCGCATTAGCATGCGCCCCGAATCCTGCAGTGGCCGAGTGCTTAGCTACTATTCTCGCCGCTCACG ATCAAAATGGAGAAAACACGCAGTATTCATCATCTATTCAGCAAACGTCGGAGATATATCTAAACCGAAATGGCGTAGACTCGCAACACAGTTCCGATTCGGAATTTTACTGA
- the LOC140665570 gene encoding trehalose transporter 1-like protein: MITSCRILTCTMMTKTRLWSILHSDNKKDILAGLAAHCGQISVGLAQGYSAILIPRLFESNFANQSQASWIASLSVVSNPLGALVAGFFAELFGRRSAIALASLPHVAGWLLIALSTSVPMLYVGRFISGIGCGMANGLYLYVSETAAPDQRAWLSSCGPVLVSLGVLIVYTLGTITTWQKTAAISIGPAILSLALTRMLPETPAWLASRGRTDEAKEALLWLRGPGFNIDKEYQELCDANAKRKEKQESLLRALHMPNVWKPFLILLIFFTLQQLSGIYVILFYAVNVLLDIGVNVNEYVTSVGIGVIRLFASILGAGLANIFGRKSLSFISGIGMAITAIGIALSFRFNLPSWIPLFCIGTHVAASMIGFLTLPWVMTSELYPLRFRGSLGGLTTSIVQVLMFATIKMYPDLNAIVGLEITMWIFSAASLLGAIFALTILPETQGCSLDDIEMKFSCKSNDSSTNSKIFSDIWSQPKNITLKRFVSISKEKQSNIVTNAYTYDNFCLELSPKNLEKNNKISEKELTRDQQVLTSIAIEHAYI; the protein is encoded by the exons ATGATTACGAG TTGCCGTATTCTAACGTGTACGATGATGACAAAAACGAGACTATGGTCGATCCTTCACTCTGACAACAAAAAAGAC ATCCTCGCAGGCCTGGCCGCACATTGTGGCCAGATTTCTGTGGGGTTGGCGCAGGGATACAGCGCGATCCTGATCCCGAGGCTCTTCGAGTCAAATTTCGCGAACCAGTCACAGGCATCGTGGATTGCCTCCCTCAGTGTTGTTTCGAATCCCCTTGGTGCCCTCGTTGCTGGATTCTTTGCCGAACTCTTCGGCCGCAGATCCGCGATCGCCCTGGCTTCGCTACCGCACGTAGCTGGCTGGCTACTGATTGCGTTATCGACGAGCGTGCCGATGTTGTATGTCGGTAGATTTATTAGCGGTATCGGCTGCGGCATGGCCAACGGTCTTTATCTCTATGTCAGCGag acAGCAGCACCAGATCAAAGAGCCTGGCTTTCGAGTTGCGGACCAGTTCTCGTCTCCCTGGGCGTTTTGATAGTGTATACCTTGGGTACTATCACAACGTGGCAAAAGACGGCAGCTATCAGCATCGGACCAGCGATTCTATCGCTCGCATTAACACg AATGCTACCGGAAACTCCCGCCTGGTTAGCTTCGAGGGGTCGAACGGACGAGGCTAAAGAGGCCCTTCTGTGGTTACGTGGACCCGGGTTCAACATCGATAAAGAATACCAGGAGCTTTGTGATGCGAACGCGAAACGGAAGGAAAAACAGGAGAGTCTACTACGGGCGTTGCATATGCCCAACGTGTGGAAACCATTCCTGATTTTGCTCATCTTCTTCACGCTTCAACAGCTGTCCGGCATTTATGTGATTCTGTTTTACGCCGTGAACGTACTCTTGGACATCGGCGTAAACGTAAACGAATATGTGACCAGCGTCGGCATCGGTGTCATCAGGCTTTTTGCATCGATCCTCGGCGCCGGACTGGCCAACATCTTCGGCAGGAAGAGCTTGAGCTTCATTAGCGGTATCGGAATGGCTATCACGGCTATAGGAATCGCTCTTTCCTTCAG GTTCAATCTTCCATCGTGGATACCATTATTCTGTATCGGGACCCATGTGGCCGCATCTATGATCGGCTTCCTCACGTTACCGTGGGTCATGACTTCGGAGTTGTACCCGTTAAGATTCAGGGGTAGTTTGGGCGGTCTTACGACTAGTATCGTGCAAGTATTGATGTTCGCTACGATAAAAATGTATCCGGATCTGAATGCCATTGTCGGTCTGGAAATTACGATGTGGATATTCAGCGCAGCTAGTTTGTTAGGTGCGATTTTTGCCTTAACGATATTGCCGGAGACTCAAGGATGCAGTCTCGATGATATCGAAATGAAGTTTTCTTGCAAGTCAAACGACAGCTCAACAAACAGCAAGATTTTCTCCGATATATGGTCGCAGCCAAAGAACATTACCCTTAAGCGATTCGTGTCGATCTCGAAGGAGAAGCAGTCGAATATCGTGACAAACGCATATACTTACGACAATTTCTGTTTGGAATTGTCGCCGAAAAAcctggaaaaaaataataaaatctccgAGAAAGAACTAACTCGGGATCAACAAGTTCTAACCAGTATCGCAATCGAACACgcgtatatttaa
- the Nd-sgdh gene encoding NADH dehydrogenase [ubiquinone] 1 beta subcomplex subunit 5, mitochondrial — protein sequence MAAWSNILRTASQKLLQNGGFRTALLKNEQVRCMSEHRTFAIQPSRFQWHKTKDFIHFYFLLGAIPVGIAITLVNVFVGPATLEEIPEGYVPKEWEYLQHPIKRFFQRYLFPSQQQEYEKFLHYLYHQEQVRRVRRLEQQVHNAMGENRDYRSSYFKEFYGSKYLYSYRESLDKTLNVRD from the exons ATGGCGGCGTGGAGTAACATTTTGCGTACTGCGAGTCAAAAATTGCTGCAAAACGGTGGATTTAGAACGGCATTGTTGAAGAACG AACAAGTAAGATGTATGTCCGAACATCGTACATTTGCCATACAGCCAAGCCGCTTTCAATGGCACAaaacaaaagattttattcacttttactttttactcGGTGCTATTCCTGTTGGGATTGCAATCACTTTAGTTAACGTCTTTGTTGGTCCTGCTACGCTTGAGGAGATCCCCGAGGGTTACGTCCCAAAAGAATGGGAGTATCTTCAG CATCCCATTAAAAGATTCTTCCAACGCTACTTGTTTCCATCGCAGCAACAAGAATATGAAAAGTTTCTGCATTACCTATATCATCAGGAGCAAGTCAGAAGAGTTAGGCGTCTTGAACAACAGGTGCATAATGCGATGGGTGAGAACCGTGATTACAGGAGTTCTtactttaaagaattttatggtTCTAAATATCTGTACTCATACAGAGAATCTTTAGACAAAACACTCAATGTgcgtgattaa